The nucleotide sequence ACGAGTTGCGGGTCGATCCCACCGGCAAGATCCTGGGGACCGGTTCATTGATCGCCGTCCCGGGTGGGCTGTCCCTGGTGGGGCTCTACTACAACAAGCAGCTGATGACGAAGGCCGGGATCACCTCGACGCCCGCTACGCTCGCCGCGTTCGAAGCAGACCTGGCAAAGGCAAAAGCTGCTGCCATCACACCGATCTCGGTCGGGTCCCTGGATACCGGTGGGCTCCACGTCTGGTCGTCCGTGATGAACGTGAGCACCGACGTGACGGCCCAGAAGAACTGGATCGACGGCAAGGCGGGCAGCAACATCGTCACGCCCAGCGCGGTCGCCGCCACCCAGACGTTTGCCGACTGGGCCAGGAAGGGGTACTTCCCGGCCTCGGCGAACGGCACCAGTGAGAACGATTCCGCGACCGCGTTCGCCAAGGGCGCCAGCGTGTTCCTGATCAACGGCAACTGGGCGGCCGCGCAGCTGGACAAGGCCATGGGCAGCAACGTCGGGTTCATGGTCATGCCGCCGGCGAAGGCCGGCGGCCAGTCCGTCGGCAACGGGTTCAGCGTCTCCTACTCCATCTCGGCGAAGTCCAAGCACCCCGAAGCCGCTGCCGCCTTCCTGAACTTCCTGCAGAGTCCGGAGGCGTCGGTCATCGAGGATGCGGGCGGGTTCCTGCCGCCCAACGCCTCCGCCGCGCCGGCCGCCTCCGGCGTCAAGGGAGATCTGAAGAAGGCCAACCAGGCGGTGGTGGCGGCCGACGGCCTGATCCCGTTCCCGGATTTCGCGGCGCCGGCCATGCTGGACTCCCTGGAGTCGGGACTGCAGTCGGTGATCGCCGGACGGATGCAGCCGACGGACTTCCTGCAATCACTGCAGACGGTCTGGACCTCCTACCACGGCAAGTGATGACGCCGGTCCGCCCGCCCGCCGGGATCGAATCCCTGGACCGGCAGTCGTCCGTCGGTCAGGTCTCGGGAGGCCCGCCGTACTCCGGCGGCCGGGTCCCGGCCGGGCGCCGGAGTACGGGGCGCCGGTCCCGTCAGGCCCGCTCCCAGTGGTCGGCCCTGGCCTACATCGCGCCGGCGTTCGTGCTCTACGGATCGTTCGTCATCCTGCCTGCGCTGCACACGGTCTACCTCTCGCTCTTCAACTGGGACGGCATCACGCTCGCCACCTGGTCGGGCCTGCAGAACTACGCCGCGGTGTTCACCAGCACCGCCCTTCGCGGTGCGGTCGAGCATGCACTGGTGCTCGTTCTCTTCTTCGCAGGGCTCCCGATCCTGCTCGGATTGATCCTCACGGCGGTCCTGTCCCGCTTCCGGCGGCCGGGGATGTCGCTGTTCCGGGTGATCTTCTTCCTTCCGCAGATCGTGCCGCTGGTGGCCGTCGGCATCACCTGGCGCTGGATGTACACCGACGACGGGGCCGTCAACCAGATCCTTCGGGCAGTCGGTCTCGGCGGGATCACCCGTGCCTGGCTCGGCGACTTCAACCTCGCACTGTTCGCGGTGGGGTTGATCGGTACCTGGGCGCTGACCGGGCTGTGCACCATGCTCTTCGTCAGCGGTGCGCAGAAGGTCGAACCCAACCTCTACGAAGCCGCTCGGCTGGATGGTGCCGGCGCCGTCAAGGAGTTCAGGGCGGTGACCCTACCCGCGCTGCGCGGTGAGATCGCGGTCGCCCTGACGGTCACCACCATCGCCGCGCTGGCCAGTTTCGACGTCATCTACGTCACCACCAACGGCGCCCCCGGCAACACCACGACCGTGCCGGGACTGCTGGTGTACCGACTGGCCTTCACCGACGGGCAGGTGGGACAGGCGTCCGCCCTTGCCGTCACGCTGACCGTCATCATCCTGATCGTCGTACTGATCATCAATCGATTGATCGCCGAGCGGGACGAGCGGTGAAGGCGACCAGGACGGAATCGGTGGCCGGGTATGTGCTGCTGGTCGGCATGGCGGTCGCCACCCTGTTGCCCTTCCTGAGCATCGTGCTGGCGGCCCTCCAGCCCTCGGGTGCTCTGGTGGCGGGTATCGGTTGGCCTGCACAGCTGAGCTTCAGCAGCTTCCGGGAAGCCTGGACCACGGCCGGGTTCGGCCACCTTCTGATCAACAGCCTGATCATTGCCGTTGCGGTGGTGCCGATCTCGGTCGTGCTGTCCACTCTGGCCGGCTATGCGCTCGGTGTGCTGCGGGTACCGGCCGGAAGGGCGATCTTCTCGTTCTTCCTGCTCGGTCTGACGCTGCCGGTGGAACTGATCGTCATCCCGCTGTACTTCGATCTCCGCGGTGTGGGTCTCACCGACTCGTACTGGGGCGTCATTCTTGCCGAGTCGGCTCTGTTCATGCCGTTCGGCATCTTCTGGATGCGCACCCATTTCCGCACCACGCCGAAGGAATTGATCGAGGCCGCCGAACTGGACGGCGCGTCCCCGCGGCGAATTCTGCTGAGCGTGCTGCTGCCGTTGGCCGGGCCGTCGCTCTCGACGATGGCGGTGTTGTTCTTCATGTGGTCCTGGAACCAGTTCCTCCTGGTGCTGATTCTCATCCAGGATCCCCAGAAGCGCACCGCTCCCGCCGGTCTGGGCTTCTTCGTCGGCCAGTACTCGAGCAACATCCCGGTTCTGTGCGCCGGAACGATCATCGTGCTGCTGCCGATCTTCCTGGTCTATCTCGCGTTCCAGCGCAAATTCATCGGAGGGATGTTGCAGGGTGCGCTGAAGGGTTGAGGGCGAGGTGGTGAAAGCAAGCGTCGAGGACGAAGGGCTGATGACGAACGTGACGATCGCGAGTGCGACGATGACTGACGTGACGAAGACGGCGACGGTCGGCGTGGTCGGTGCCGGCGGTATCGCCCACCCCCATCTGCAGGCCTGGCGCGAACTGGGTTTTCGGGCGTTGGTCTACTCCACGGACGGCCAGGCACCCGCGGTCGCGTCCCGTCACGGCGCCAGGGCCTGCGACACCCTGCAGGAATTGATCGACGGATGCGACATCGTCGACGTCTGCACCCCGACCTTCGTGCACGAGAGCATCGTGCTGGCGGCTGCGGCGGCGGGCCGTCACGTCATCTGCGAGAAACC is from Nakamurella sp. PAMC28650 and encodes:
- a CDS encoding ABC transporter substrate-binding protein; its protein translation is MGSFRRREWRAGRRLALLGAACSLALVACSSLTPGSNASTAGSSSAPVAVAGSGSSGSSAAGSPGAAVSSAAVATAVPADKVELKLAFTDSPDMTKALIAAFQKKHPQVTIVSQYTQFNDYVKSLKLSMSSDTAPDLAQYNAAFDTFVPAGLIRDLTPYEQAYGWDKSFPKSALDELRVDPTGKILGTGSLIAVPGGLSLVGLYYNKQLMTKAGITSTPATLAAFEADLAKAKAAAITPISVGSLDTGGLHVWSSVMNVSTDVTAQKNWIDGKAGSNIVTPSAVAATQTFADWARKGYFPASANGTSENDSATAFAKGASVFLINGNWAAAQLDKAMGSNVGFMVMPPAKAGGQSVGNGFSVSYSISAKSKHPEAAAAFLNFLQSPEASVIEDAGGFLPPNASAAPAASGVKGDLKKANQAVVAADGLIPFPDFAAPAMLDSLESGLQSVIAGRMQPTDFLQSLQTVWTSYHGK
- a CDS encoding carbohydrate ABC transporter permease yields the protein MKATRTESVAGYVLLVGMAVATLLPFLSIVLAALQPSGALVAGIGWPAQLSFSSFREAWTTAGFGHLLINSLIIAVAVVPISVVLSTLAGYALGVLRVPAGRAIFSFFLLGLTLPVELIVIPLYFDLRGVGLTDSYWGVILAESALFMPFGIFWMRTHFRTTPKELIEAAELDGASPRRILLSVLLPLAGPSLSTMAVLFFMWSWNQFLLVLILIQDPQKRTAPAGLGFFVGQYSSNIPVLCAGTIIVLLPIFLVYLAFQRKFIGGMLQGALKG
- a CDS encoding carbohydrate ABC transporter permease, with the protein product MTPVRPPAGIESLDRQSSVGQVSGGPPYSGGRVPAGRRSTGRRSRQARSQWSALAYIAPAFVLYGSFVILPALHTVYLSLFNWDGITLATWSGLQNYAAVFTSTALRGAVEHALVLVLFFAGLPILLGLILTAVLSRFRRPGMSLFRVIFFLPQIVPLVAVGITWRWMYTDDGAVNQILRAVGLGGITRAWLGDFNLALFAVGLIGTWALTGLCTMLFVSGAQKVEPNLYEAARLDGAGAVKEFRAVTLPALRGEIAVALTVTTIAALASFDVIYVTTNGAPGNTTTVPGLLVYRLAFTDGQVGQASALAVTLTVIILIVVLIINRLIAERDER